In Carnobacterium sp. CP1, the following are encoded in one genomic region:
- a CDS encoding YlmH family RNA-binding protein, producing the protein MLENVYQHFRKEERPFIDQVTGWIRACEDQYAPYLTNFLDPRQAYIVETIVGKRSEIKLYTFGGYEAAERVRVYICPEYYIPKQDEFDITLCEIRYPLKFAKMSHGKVLGTLLSTGLKREYFGDIISDGEKWQFFVEDSMKSFVLNQVDKIGNVSVRIEEKTYLDMLLPIDSWTVVQETVSSMRLDTVIATLFNISRQRAKQMVESGKIKLNWAEITRPDFELGLLDIVSVRGFGRLQIQEIEGKTKKDKWRIQFGVLHK; encoded by the coding sequence ATGTTAGAGAATGTCTACCAACATTTTAGAAAAGAAGAACGACCTTTTATTGATCAAGTTACTGGCTGGATAAGAGCATGTGAAGATCAATATGCTCCTTATCTGACCAATTTCTTGGATCCAAGACAAGCTTATATAGTGGAAACGATTGTTGGAAAAAGAAGCGAGATAAAACTCTATACATTCGGCGGCTATGAAGCTGCCGAACGTGTTAGAGTGTACATTTGTCCTGAATATTACATTCCCAAACAAGATGAATTTGATATTACCTTGTGTGAAATACGCTATCCACTTAAGTTTGCAAAAATGTCACATGGAAAAGTTTTAGGGACATTACTTTCGACCGGACTAAAAAGAGAGTATTTTGGCGACATTATTTCCGATGGCGAAAAGTGGCAATTTTTTGTTGAAGACAGCATGAAGAGTTTCGTATTAAATCAAGTGGACAAAATAGGCAATGTTTCAGTGCGTATTGAAGAGAAAACCTATTTAGATATGCTGCTGCCGATCGACAGCTGGACTGTAGTACAAGAAACGGTTTCTTCTATGCGGCTAGACACAGTTATTGCTACATTGTTTAATATCTCTAGACAACGTGCTAAACAAATGGTTGAGTCAGGTAAAATAAAATTAAATTGGGCAGAAATAACGCGGCCTGATTTTGAATTAGGATTACTAGATATTGTTTCTGTACGTGGCTTTGGAAGGCTTCAAATCCAAGAAATCGAAGGAAAAACTAAAAAGGATAAATGGCGGATACAATTTGGGGTCTTGCATAAATAG
- a CDS encoding DivIVA domain-containing protein, which yields MVLTPLDIHNKEFPVKMRGYDQDEVNDYLDQIIKDYEMVLKENRELEKNLKFSEEKVTHYNNLQDALNKSIIVAQDAADRLKENAAKEAELISLEAEKNADRLLDEAVAKAKKITTETDELRRQSRVFKQRLQLMIESQLEMVKNEEWEDILKPSQEEALELPTLKEMLSDIQATEVDDEDLKEEKTETDVSTETTDEGTSAKEAESEEQEEQTEGTLPAIELPKA from the coding sequence ATGGTGTTAACTCCCTTAGATATACATAACAAAGAGTTCCCAGTCAAGATGCGTGGATATGACCAAGATGAAGTAAATGATTATTTAGACCAAATCATTAAAGATTATGAAATGGTATTGAAAGAAAACCGCGAATTGGAAAAGAATTTAAAATTTTCTGAAGAAAAAGTGACTCATTACAATAATTTACAAGATGCATTAAACAAATCGATCATTGTAGCTCAAGATGCTGCAGATCGCTTGAAAGAGAATGCTGCTAAAGAAGCAGAATTGATTAGTTTAGAAGCAGAAAAGAACGCAGATCGTTTATTAGATGAAGCTGTTGCCAAAGCGAAAAAAATCACGACTGAAACAGATGAGTTGAGAAGACAAAGCAGAGTCTTTAAACAACGGTTACAGTTGATGATCGAATCACAATTGGAAATGGTCAAGAATGAAGAATGGGAAGATATTCTGAAACCTTCACAAGAAGAAGCATTAGAACTCCCAACATTGAAAGAAATGCTTTCTGATATCCAAGCAACAGAAGTTGATGACGAAGATCTTAAAGAGGAAAAGACAGAAACTGACGTATCTACTGAAACAACGGATGAAGGTACTTCGGCAAAAGAAGCAGAATCTGAAGAACAAGAAGAACAAACAGAAGGCACGTTGCCTGCAATTGAATTGCCAAAAGCATAA
- the ileS gene encoding isoleucine--tRNA ligase has protein sequence MKMKETLQLGKTSFPMRGNLPVREMEWQKDWAEADVYEQRQKLNETKPTFILHDGPPYANGNIHIGHALNKISKDIIIRYKSMSGFRSPYVPGWDTHGLPIEQALTNKGVKRKEMSVAEFRKLCEQYAWEQINKQREDFKRLGVAGEWDHPYVTLTPDYEEAQIRVFGKMAEKGYIYKGLKPIYWSPSSESALAEAEIEYKDVKSPSIYVAFKIVDGKGLIDEATSLVIWTTTPWTIPSNLGIAVHPEYEYAVVVADGKKYVLAKELVETVAEEIGWKQVEVISELKGKDMEFMTAQHPLYDRTSLVILGDHVTLDAGTGLVHTAPGHGDDDYIIGQKYKLGVLSPIDDRGCFTDEAPGLEGVFYDKGNKIITDMLEEKGALLSLSFFMHSYPHDWRTKKPVIFRATPQWFASIDKVREDILNAVEGVEWVQKWGMQRLYNMVRDRGDWVISRQRAWGVPLPIFYGENGEPIITPETIDHVAKLFGEYGSNIWFEREAKDLLPKGFVHPSSPNNSFTKETDIMDVWFDSGSSHEAVLKGRANLSFPADMYLEGSDQYRGWFNSSITTSVAINGVAPYKTVLSQGMVLDGEGRKMSKSIGNTMSPDKVTKQMGADIIRLWVSSVDTQADVRVSDDILKQVSEVYRKIRNTMRFLLANTSDFQPAEHTVEFSDLRSVDKYMLIRLNQLVEKVEKNYDKYEFSAIYQLINNFCTVDLSQFYLDFAKDVVYIEAEDAYERRAMQTVFYEVVVKMAKLLTPILPHTAEEIWAHLSEEEVYVQLAEMPQVEEYENESELLDMWGAFMDIRQDVQKALEEARNEKKIGKSFEAKLTLYPTEQTKDLFVSLNSNIGQLLIVSELEIAGDKKEAPETALQFDSLAIVVEHAHGETCERCRAIKEDVGVNKSAPTLCARCAAIVSENYPEALVTETD, from the coding sequence ATGAAAATGAAAGAGACATTGCAGTTGGGAAAAACTTCTTTTCCAATGCGTGGAAACTTACCTGTACGCGAAATGGAATGGCAAAAAGATTGGGCAGAAGCAGACGTTTATGAGCAACGTCAAAAATTAAATGAAACTAAGCCTACATTTATTCTCCACGATGGCCCTCCATACGCTAATGGGAACATCCATATTGGACATGCTTTAAACAAAATCAGTAAAGATATTATTATTCGTTATAAATCCATGTCAGGATTCCGTTCTCCGTATGTTCCTGGGTGGGATACACATGGACTGCCAATTGAACAAGCGTTAACGAATAAAGGAGTTAAACGTAAAGAAATGTCTGTCGCAGAGTTTCGTAAACTATGTGAACAATATGCATGGGAACAAATCAACAAACAACGTGAAGACTTTAAACGTTTAGGAGTTGCAGGGGAATGGGACCATCCTTATGTTACTTTGACACCAGATTATGAAGAAGCTCAAATCCGTGTTTTTGGAAAAATGGCCGAAAAAGGCTATATTTACAAAGGGCTGAAACCTATTTATTGGTCACCGTCTAGTGAGTCAGCTTTAGCCGAAGCGGAAATTGAATACAAAGATGTAAAATCACCTAGTATTTATGTTGCTTTTAAAATAGTTGATGGCAAAGGTTTGATCGACGAAGCTACTTCTCTAGTCATCTGGACTACAACGCCTTGGACAATTCCATCTAACTTAGGAATCGCAGTTCACCCAGAATACGAATACGCTGTGGTCGTAGCAGATGGCAAAAAATATGTTTTAGCAAAAGAGTTAGTTGAAACTGTTGCAGAAGAAATTGGTTGGAAACAAGTTGAAGTCATCAGCGAATTAAAAGGAAAAGATATGGAATTCATGACGGCTCAGCATCCATTATACGACCGGACGTCATTAGTCATTTTAGGCGATCATGTCACTCTTGACGCAGGTACTGGTTTAGTTCATACAGCCCCTGGGCATGGTGACGATGACTATATTATCGGTCAAAAATATAAATTGGGTGTTTTATCGCCAATTGATGACCGAGGCTGTTTCACTGATGAAGCACCAGGTCTGGAAGGCGTTTTTTATGATAAAGGCAATAAGATTATCACGGATATGCTAGAAGAAAAAGGCGCATTATTAAGTTTGAGCTTCTTTATGCATAGTTATCCGCATGACTGGCGCACAAAAAAACCGGTTATCTTCCGAGCAACTCCTCAATGGTTTGCGTCTATCGACAAAGTCCGTGAAGACATTTTAAACGCAGTTGAAGGCGTAGAGTGGGTTCAAAAATGGGGAATGCAGCGTCTATACAATATGGTAAGAGACCGTGGCGATTGGGTTATTTCTCGTCAACGCGCTTGGGGTGTACCATTGCCGATTTTTTATGGTGAAAACGGGGAACCAATCATTACTCCAGAAACAATCGATCATGTAGCGAAGTTGTTTGGCGAATACGGCTCTAATATTTGGTTTGAGCGTGAAGCAAAAGATTTATTGCCAAAAGGCTTTGTTCATCCTTCAAGTCCGAATAATAGTTTCACAAAAGAAACGGATATTATGGATGTTTGGTTTGACTCTGGATCTTCTCATGAAGCTGTCTTGAAAGGCAGAGCTAATTTGTCTTTCCCAGCTGATATGTATTTGGAAGGCTCTGATCAATACCGTGGTTGGTTCAACTCCAGCATTACAACTAGCGTAGCTATTAATGGCGTTGCTCCTTATAAAACAGTCTTATCTCAAGGAATGGTTTTAGACGGCGAAGGACGTAAAATGAGCAAATCAATTGGAAATACGATGTCTCCTGATAAAGTGACGAAGCAAATGGGTGCTGATATTATCCGTTTGTGGGTTTCAAGTGTAGATACTCAAGCTGACGTACGTGTTAGTGACGATATTTTGAAACAAGTTTCAGAAGTTTACCGCAAAATTCGGAACACTATGCGCTTTTTATTAGCTAACACGTCAGATTTCCAACCAGCGGAGCATACTGTGGAATTTAGTGATTTGCGTTCCGTTGATAAATATATGCTTATTCGTTTGAACCAATTGGTAGAAAAAGTTGAAAAAAATTATGATAAATATGAGTTTTCTGCTATTTATCAATTGATCAATAATTTCTGTACGGTTGATTTATCTCAATTCTATCTTGATTTTGCGAAAGATGTCGTTTATATTGAAGCCGAAGACGCTTACGAACGTCGTGCTATGCAAACTGTCTTTTATGAAGTAGTCGTAAAAATGGCTAAACTATTGACGCCTATTTTACCGCATACTGCTGAAGAAATTTGGGCGCACTTAAGCGAAGAAGAAGTATATGTTCAACTAGCTGAAATGCCTCAAGTTGAAGAATATGAGAATGAATCAGAGTTATTGGATATGTGGGGTGCTTTTATGGACATCCGTCAAGATGTTCAAAAAGCATTAGAAGAGGCTCGTAATGAAAAGAAAATTGGTAAATCATTTGAAGCTAAATTGACTCTATATCCCACTGAGCAAACAAAAGATCTATTTGTTTCTTTAAACAGCAATATCGGTCAATTGCTGATTGTTTCTGAATTAGAAATTGCTGGTGATAAAAAAGAAGCGCCTGAAACAGCTTTACAATTCGATTCTTTAGCAATTGTTGTTGAGCATGCTCATGGAGAAACATGTGAAAGATGTCGAGCCATTAAAGAAGATGTAGGAGTAAACAAATCAGCTCCAACATTGTGTGCTCGCTGTGCAGCAATCGTTTCAGAAAATTATCCTGAAGCTTTGGTTACAGAAACAGATTAA
- the cspD gene encoding cold-shock protein CspD — translation MEKGTVKWFNAEKGFGFIEVEGGDDVFVHFSAITGDGFKTLEEGQPVEFEIIEGNRGAQAANVVKL, via the coding sequence ATGGAAAAAGGAACAGTAAAATGGTTCAACGCTGAAAAAGGCTTTGGTTTTATTGAAGTTGAAGGCGGCGATGATGTATTTGTCCACTTTAGCGCAATCACTGGTGACGGATTTAAGACCTTGGAAGAAGGCCAACCGGTTGAGTTTGAAATTATCGAAGGAAATCGTGGCGCTCAAGCAGCGAATGTCGTTAAACTTTAA
- a CDS encoding SRPBCC family protein yields the protein MSSEYYSLIVTAPIDSVLNSINEPANWLPFLPGFKQLIPLTSDTYQVSMLLSLGSIERETILTFYFTPSSNPNQLAFDYSSKNKSVTGSGKLILSSESIAETQIEIFLDLRLKGKRNLLLAPMLASVKRKWAQDLLTQMKQLLEN from the coding sequence ATGAGCAGTGAATATTATTCTTTGATTGTAACAGCTCCAATTGATTCTGTTTTAAACAGCATTAATGAACCAGCTAATTGGCTGCCTTTTTTGCCAGGATTTAAACAGCTCATACCGCTTACATCTGATACATACCAAGTCTCTATGCTCTTATCGCTCGGATCAATAGAACGGGAAACAATATTAACGTTTTATTTCACCCCTAGCTCAAATCCCAATCAACTCGCTTTTGACTATTCTTCAAAAAATAAGAGTGTCACTGGAAGCGGCAAGCTGATCCTCTCTTCTGAATCTATTGCTGAAACACAAATTGAAATTTTTCTAGACCTTAGATTAAAAGGAAAAAGAAACTTACTGCTTGCGCCTATGCTTGCTTCTGTTAAAAGAAAATGGGCTCAAGATTTATTAACACAAATGAAACAACTTTTAGAAAATTGA
- a CDS encoding GlsB/YeaQ/YmgE family stress response membrane protein yields the protein MGFIWSLIVGGVLGAIAGMILGKDVPGGIIGNIIVGFIGSWIGSSLLGNWGPIIGGFAILPALIGAVILIFIFSLIVGRRKG from the coding sequence ATGGGATTTATTTGGTCATTAATAGTAGGTGGCGTTCTAGGAGCAATAGCAGGAATGATTTTAGGTAAAGATGTTCCTGGTGGTATTATTGGTAACATTATTGTAGGATTTATCGGTTCATGGATCGGTTCTTCTCTATTAGGAAACTGGGGACCAATCATTGGTGGTTTTGCTATTTTACCCGCTTTAATCGGTGCTGTAATTTTAATCTTTATCTTCTCATTGATTGTTGGAAGACGTAAAGGTTAA
- the nrdG gene encoding anaerobic ribonucleoside-triphosphate reductase activating protein has protein sequence MKKPNPQEWLAQDFSRMKVADYKPFNFVDGEGVRCSLYVSGCLFACKGCYNKIAQSFDYGQPYTTALEDQIMVDLSQSYVQGLTLLGGEPFLNTGITVPLAKRVKEEFGAAKDIWAWTGYTWSELMLESSDKLELLSYLDVLIDGRFVLAKRDLTLPFRGSSNQKIIDVQQSLAHNSLILWEEKS, from the coding sequence ATGAAAAAACCGAACCCACAGGAATGGCTAGCGCAAGATTTTAGTCGTATGAAAGTTGCTGATTATAAACCCTTTAATTTTGTTGATGGTGAAGGAGTTCGTTGCAGCTTGTATGTAAGTGGTTGTTTATTTGCCTGTAAAGGCTGTTACAATAAAATTGCTCAAAGTTTTGATTATGGCCAGCCTTACACTACAGCATTAGAAGACCAAATTATGGTTGATTTAAGTCAATCTTATGTACAGGGACTTACCCTTTTAGGAGGAGAACCATTTTTAAATACCGGGATAACGGTTCCTCTTGCAAAACGTGTAAAAGAAGAATTTGGGGCTGCTAAAGACATTTGGGCTTGGACCGGCTATACTTGGTCAGAATTAATGTTAGAATCTAGTGACAAGCTGGAATTGCTCTCTTATCTAGATGTTTTAATAGACGGCCGTTTTGTATTAGCAAAACGTGATTTAACTCTACCTTTTAGAGGGAGTTCAAACCAGAAAATCATTGATGTCCAACAATCTTTAGCTCACAATTCCCTTATTTTATGGGAAGAAAAGAGCTAA
- the nrdD gene encoding anaerobic ribonucleoside-triphosphate reductase, which yields METTIDLDCEKNYNHFYLTVLKRDGRLVPFQKEKLYESLAKAEVQVHQTISESTKKHLALLTDQIKKKIIQQNQQEITFDEIQMIVEETLKREQLPLLVEAYIAYRIQKNSLRAKNTDINYAVNRLLVKDHLLINENANKDSDIFNTQRDLTAGIVGKSIGLKLLPEHVGNAHQKGDIHYHDLDYHPYSPMTNCCLIDFEGMLAKGFKIGNAEVEPPKSIQTAAAQMAQIIANVASSQYGGCSADRIDEVLAPYAQLNFKKHLKTATEWIENKEKRLDFAIEKTKKDIYDAMQSLEYEINTLFSSQGQTPFTTIGFGLGTDWLAREIQTAILSIRTAGIGKEKRTAIFPKLIFSLKRGTNLEQSDPNYDIKQLAITCATKRMYPDVLMYDKIVELTGSFKTPMGCRSFLQGWKDANGIEVNSGRMNLGVVTLNLPRIALESKRKQTIFWSLLKERVQTCKDALLYRVDRTKEATPSNAPILYQHGVFGERLSTTAAVDELFKNKRATVSLGYIGLYEVATVFYGSEWETNPRAKEFTLAILSYLKKQTDSWSEYYGYHFSVYSTPSESLTDRFCRLDTDKFGLIPDITEKEYYTNSFHYDVRKKPTPFEKLTFEKDYPKYTSGGFIHYCEYPNMQQNPKALEAVWDFAYDQVGYLGTNTPIDYCYQCDFKGDFLPTEKGFECPECGNRDPKKCDVVKRTCGYLGNPQARPMVHGRHREIAARVKHMN from the coding sequence ATCATTTTTACTTAACTGTGCTCAAACGCGATGGTCGCTTGGTGCCATTTCAAAAAGAAAAACTTTATGAATCGTTGGCTAAAGCTGAGGTCCAAGTCCATCAGACTATCTCAGAATCAACAAAAAAGCATTTGGCACTGCTCACTGATCAAATAAAAAAGAAAATCATTCAGCAGAACCAGCAAGAAATTACATTCGATGAAATCCAAATGATTGTTGAAGAAACATTAAAACGGGAACAACTACCCCTTCTTGTTGAAGCTTATATTGCTTATCGTATTCAAAAAAATTCTCTACGGGCTAAGAATACGGATATTAACTATGCCGTTAATCGATTATTAGTTAAAGATCACCTGCTCATTAATGAAAATGCTAATAAAGACAGCGACATTTTTAATACTCAGCGTGATTTAACCGCTGGGATTGTTGGAAAATCAATTGGACTCAAGCTTTTACCAGAGCATGTCGGCAATGCTCATCAAAAAGGCGACATTCACTATCACGATTTAGATTATCATCCCTATTCCCCTATGACCAACTGCTGCTTAATAGATTTCGAAGGAATGTTAGCCAAAGGATTTAAAATCGGCAACGCTGAAGTAGAGCCACCTAAATCTATTCAAACCGCTGCTGCTCAGATGGCGCAGATTATTGCGAATGTGGCATCAAGCCAATATGGCGGATGCAGTGCCGATCGTATCGATGAAGTTCTTGCTCCCTATGCACAATTAAATTTTAAAAAACATTTAAAGACAGCTACCGAATGGATTGAAAATAAAGAAAAAAGACTTGATTTTGCTATAGAAAAAACCAAAAAAGATATTTATGATGCTATGCAAAGTTTAGAATATGAGATCAATACACTCTTTTCTTCTCAAGGACAAACGCCCTTTACAACTATTGGCTTTGGTTTAGGAACCGATTGGCTTGCACGCGAGATTCAAACCGCTATTTTATCTATTCGTACAGCAGGAATCGGTAAAGAAAAGCGAACTGCTATTTTTCCTAAACTCATTTTCAGCCTTAAACGTGGGACTAATCTGGAACAGTCTGATCCGAATTATGACATCAAACAACTGGCTATAACCTGTGCAACAAAAAGAATGTATCCTGATGTTTTGATGTATGACAAAATTGTAGAACTAACGGGCAGTTTTAAAACTCCCATGGGATGTCGTTCATTTCTGCAGGGTTGGAAAGATGCCAATGGAATTGAAGTGAATTCCGGCCGTATGAACTTAGGTGTGGTTACTTTGAATTTGCCGCGAATCGCACTTGAATCTAAAAGGAAACAGACTATTTTTTGGTCTCTACTAAAAGAACGTGTCCAAACCTGCAAAGACGCTTTGCTTTATAGAGTTGATCGAACAAAAGAAGCTACCCCTAGCAACGCTCCTATTCTTTACCAACACGGGGTTTTTGGCGAACGATTATCAACTACAGCAGCCGTTGATGAGCTATTTAAAAATAAGCGGGCTACTGTTTCATTAGGTTATATCGGTCTTTATGAGGTTGCGACCGTTTTTTATGGCTCAGAATGGGAAACAAACCCACGCGCCAAAGAATTCACCTTAGCTATTTTAAGCTATTTAAAAAAACAGACAGACAGTTGGAGCGAGTATTATGGATATCATTTCAGCGTCTATTCTACTCCAAGTGAAAGCTTAACAGACCGCTTTTGCCGTTTGGACACTGATAAATTTGGTTTAATTCCTGATATTACAGAAAAAGAATATTACACCAATAGTTTTCATTATGATGTCAGAAAAAAACCAACCCCTTTCGAAAAATTGACTTTTGAGAAAGATTATCCTAAATATACAAGTGGCGGTTTTATTCATTATTGTGAATACCCAAATATGCAGCAAAACCCGAAAGCCCTAGAAGCTGTTTGGGATTTTGCTTATGATCAAGTGGGTTATCTCGGAACAAACACGCCAATTGACTATTGTTACCAGTGTGACTTTAAAGGAGATTTTCTCCCTACTGAAAAAGGATTCGAATGCCCAGAATGCGGCAACCGAGATCCTAAAAAATGTGATGTGGTTAAACGTACCTGTGGGTATTTAGGCAATCCTCAAGCAAGGCCTATGGTACATGGACGCCACCGAGAAATTGCTGCCCGAGTCAAACATATGAATTAA